The Sphaerochaeta globosa str. Buddy region CATTGCAAGCGCCCAGCTCATCAATTGCCGATGATGGTCCATTTCCAACAAGCCGCCTCGATGTCGGGCGATAAACCGTGGATTACGCACGGCCTTTCCTCAATGCTTGATAGGTTGTCTGCAGCAACTCTAGAAGCGTCTGAGCCAGGTCCTCTGAGGACCATAGTTCCTTATGATGCATGATTACATGATTGCGTACCTGATAGACTTCCTTCCACCGTACGGTCCCGTCCCGATAGGAGAGCGGGATGCTGATCACCAAGGGTGCAGTTATACCTCGCTGGTAGCGTGCGGGTACCCACACATAGGCAAACGGCTTGCCATAGTGATAGGCGATCTGGCTCTTGGTTACTTTCATGGTAGAGGGACCAAGGGCTTTGAGAGCCTCTTCTACAGCAGTGAAGAGAGAGAAGGATTGGGGAAAGTCCTGGAAGAAGTGCTCAAGGGTCATACCTAGATAGTACTATACCCCTGACCAAATTTAAACAGATTGCTTCCCTATCGCATTCCGCTTTTTCAATGCTACAATGCAATCAAGTGAGGAACTATCTGTGGAGCAAAAACAAGTCGTCATTACCGAGAAGATACCCATCGGCATAAGCTTGTGTGCCATGGGAGGGCCGGTTCGCTATAACGGCAAGGGCATCGATGTTCTCTCTGACTTGGGAAGAGAGAAAAACGACTTTATCTTCTACCCTGTCTGTCCTGAGTGCCAGGCGGGCTTGGGTGTCACCCGCGACCCTGTACACCTTTCAGGAGGAAACGGGGAGCAGGTTTGGAGCGGGGAAGCCGAAGTAAAGAACCGTTCCGGCCGGTTGGTGACCAAGCAGATGAAGCAAGGTTCCCTAGAGTGCCTTGAAGTACTCAAGCGCTCGGGTGTCAAAGCCTTCATCTACATGGATGGCAGCCCTTCCTGCGGGGTATATCGTACAACGCTGAAAAGCACCAAGCGGGGCAACCCTCCCGGAGTCTTCGGCTCGCTTCTGCTTGACGAGGGATTCTTCCTCATTCCTTCCAGTGATCTGCAAAGCCCGCTGAAGTGGTGGGATTGGAGAAGGCGGCTGCTCGCCTTCCATTGGTTTGCTAACCATCCACTACACTCCATGCAGGAACTCTATGAGACTTGGTATGTGCTCAAGTTCCTCTGCCAGGAGTTGGACAACACGTGGGCTAGGGAGATGGGGCGTACCCTTGCATCCCTTTCCAAGGGAGACTTCGCCCAGTTTGAGCCGACATTCAGAGCCCAAGTATTGGATTTGTTGCGTCGTCCTTCCACTACGGTTAAAATCACCAACAGCCTGTGGAAGCACTACTCCCACTACCGAAAGAAGAAGGGCAAGACAGTTGAGGAGATCAACAGCCCGGATTTCAAGCGCAATGTTACCACCATTGCCAAGGAACTAACCAAAATGGAACGCACCGCATTGGAGGACGACTTCCTCTTTGGAGCGAGTCCGGTCATCTACCGGGACAAGAGCCGGCTGAGGGCGCTTGAGGAGCAGAAAGAAAGTCGCGAGGAATCCTAAGCTCTGTGCTGCGGGATTCTCGTATACACGTAAGAGCACACTGCTGAAGTCAAGGGACTTACCAGTACCAGTCCGATGGAGCCGATGAGAGTATGCAGGATCTCAGAGGCTACACTTTGGGAGTTGAGAATGCTCATCAGCGGGGTCCCTTGGGCCATATAGACCATCATGATCGTCAAATAGCTGCCGATATAGGCAAGCAGCAAGGTGGTGGTCTGACTGCCCACTACCGATTGGCCGATATGCATACCGCTAGCAAACAACTGCAGCCGGCTAATTTGAGGATTGTGCAGATGCACTTCCTCCAAGGCTGCGCTGATATCGATGGACAAGTCCAGAATTGCCCCGCTGCAAGAGAGGTAGATGGCTGCCTGCAGCAGCTTGGTCAGATTGACATGACCAAAACCGGCAAACAGCAGGGATTCAGCCCAGCTCAATACCGCTCCATGGATGGCAAAGTACCACGTGCCGACCATGGCAAGAAGACAGGTGACCAGCGAGCAGAGCAGGGAACTGGCAATAGCACAATATGCTTTTCTGGTGAGCCCGGCCACCAAAAGCAAACAGGAGACAGTCAATACAGCACCCACCAACAGGGCGACAAGAATCGGCTCATACCCCTTCAGGCAGAGAGGGATGAGCACTTTCCAGATCAAGAGGAACGCAAGGGTAAAGGAGAGCAGCGTCCGAGCCCCCTTCCATCCTAAGACCATGAGTACCAGAAATGCAAAAACCCCAAGCAACTGCAACTCTTTGGAGACCCGGTAAAGACTTACCATGTTGGCGAACACTATCGAGCCGTCCCCGCCCCGCTCCACCAGCACCCAAGCAAGGTCTCCCTCCTGATAGACGGTATCGAACTCCAGTTTGCCCCCCAACAAGTTAACTGCATTGGTTTCCAAATTCTTATAGGGAGCCTTGAGCAAGCGGACGGTTACAACCTGTTCCCCCATCCTCACCACACCTTTTTGAATGAGATTGGTATTGTCAACGGCAATGACACGGGCCTTGCTGCCCAAGGCATTACTGTACAACTCGCGTTCAAAACCGGTAGGAATCAGGAACAATACAACAGCGAAGGCAAGCAACACACCGATCAAAACCCGTTCGCGAACAACTTTATGTAGTTTCATTTCTTCATCCTTTGCAAGAAATCTCCCCCCGGATGGGGGGGAGAAGAAGGGAGAAAGTAGTCGTCCCTGTTACACAATACCAGTCAGTTGCTTCAACTTGGCATACACCTCGGTGTTGTCATAGGAACCACTAAAAAGCTCGCTGCCGCTTCCATAGGCATACACTCCTACCGGAGTTCCGGTGTGAGAATAACTGGTCCAACCGATACCTGCCTTGTTGTTCAGGATGTGCGTCAGGGTGACGGAGAATGGATTGTATCCACCATAGAGCAAGTAGGCTTGGTCACTGCCGTCTCTCTGCTTGGAGGGCAGCATCGCCTGCTTGAACGATGCTTCAAGCTTGGAATACTCAAGAGCTGAAAGCACCAAAGCTTTGTTGGCTGTGTTTTTACCAGGTGCCACCAAGCCAAAGTCTGCTTCCACCAAGGCCATAGCCTGTTCGAATCGCAGACTGGGATTCTGTTTCTGCAGTGCAGTAAACTTCTCATCGAAGGCGATATAGGAGAGCTTCTGAGCATCCAGGATATCGAACGCTGTGGAGTATCCCGTACCGGCATAGCCGATGGTCATACCACCGGTCTCATGGTCGCCGGTCACCACAATCAAGGTCTCTTCTGGGTGCTTTTGGGCAAAGGCGAGTGCAACATCGATGGATTTATCAAAAGCAAGCAGATCGTAGATTTCGGCGGCGGCATCGTTGGCGTGGCAAGCCCAGTCGATCTTGCCTGACTCCACCATCATGAAAAACCCATTGGGATTGTCCAACACCTCGATTCCTTTCTGTACAAACAGCTCAAGGCCGATATCCTCAAAGCCCATGTCCAGTGCATAGGGCATTGAACCGCTGTCCTGGAGCCTTGGGCTTTGGGCATAGACCTTGCCGCTTGCTGAGCTGAGGTTGCGTATTTGGTCCGCATCGTCGGTAACCAGGTAGCCTGCTTCCTCAAGCAACGTATAGATGCTCTTCTTGCCACCATCGTCAGCCTTGTTGATCGCTCCACCTCCAAAGTAGTCGAACCCGCTTTGTACCATCTGTAGGCCGATGTCGTAGTAACTATTGCGTGAAGGTACGTGGGCATAATAGGCAGCAGGGGTGGCATGGTTGAGGGTGACAGTGGATACTATACCCACCTTCCAGCCCTTCTGCTCTTTTACCTGTTCTGCAATGGTCTTGCCAAGCATCTGCTTGTCGATGCCCAGTCCGAGCGTTCCACTATGCGTCTTGTACCCGCTGGAAAGCGAAGTTGCGGTGGAAGCTGAATCGGGACAGAAGGATGTTGCATCGTAGGTGGTCTGCAAACCAAGAACCGGGAATGAAGTAAAGGTAAGAGGCTTGAGGGAGAGCTTTCCCTTCTCATTGCTGCCCTTCAAAACCTGTGCAGCATTGATTTGCACATGGCTCATACCATCACCGATGAACATGAATACGTACTTGGGCTGTGCTTGTACAGGCATTGCACTGCTACCCTGAATTTCTCCCGCGGCTTGTGCCGAGAGACCTGCCATGACTGCTGCTGCAAGCAGCAAAACCATCAGTAAATGTTTTCTCATGTATTCCTCCACAGAAATGTCTGGATGGCCACACACTGCGCTATGATTGCGAGGTTTTCACCAGCAAATCATGAGAAATAGTTCAGAAAAGTATGAGAGCCGGCTCTGGCCTCCCAGCCTCAAGGCTGCTACGATGTGCTCATGTATGAGTTTCCTATCCTGAACAAGCGAACACGAAAACGTGAATTCTCCCTCTATACCGACGAACAACGCTCATCGGTTGTGTACTACTGGCTCTTCAGCAGAAAAGGGTTTCGAGAGCTTGATGCGCTTTGCCTTGGCCTTGATGGTTTGGTCAGCCATGGCTGGCAGTCGATGGGTATCGCCCATTACCTAGGCTTGGACGACACCCATCATGGCTTCTTCGAACAGGCCCAACCCTCGTATGCACTGACCACCCTGCTCTCCCATACCGATTCCGACCCTGCCTATACCCTTATTTATTGCTATCTACGGGACTGGTTTATCGAGCATCCGGCATCGGATGCCCTTACTGAAGACCTGGTAAAAGAGAAGGATCCAGACTACCATACCGACCATGTTGAAGCTTCCTACTGGATTAAGGAGACACTTCTGACTAAGGCTCCCCAGAAAAGCATCGATCAGAAGTTGCTCAGCCTTCTCTCTACTAATTCTCATGATCAGACCGTGAAGATAGGAACCAAGCGTTATTACTACAGCAACGGTGCACTGAAGGAAGCGGTCAAATGCCTGTATGATTTTCAGTGCCAAGTCTGCGGGACACGAATCTATCGTCCCGGTTGGGTCAAGACCTTGAGCCGAGAACAGCAGTGGAACTACCTCAATGCCGATGCCCATCACATCCAGCCGCTCTATCAAAATGGCCCCGACTCTCTCTCAAATTTACTATGTCTCTGCCCTTCCTGCCACCGCAGGTTTCACACCAAAGAGTTTATTTTGCTCGAGCACAATAGCAAAATTGGGTGTGAAGACCAGGTACTGCAAAGGAGTTGGGAAGTGCTTGCCAAGCATCCAATCCTGCTCACTATTTCATAGGTACGGAGAATTGTGCATGGTTTTCCAGCAAAAACTTGCTCAGCGAGTAAGGATTACCAACCTTTTAGCCATTTTTATGATAAAGTGGCTGCAAGGAGATGCAAAGATGGCAACACTGTATGAACGAGCGCTTGGATCGCTGCTTGGCAGTTTTGTTGGTGATGCCTTCGGAGCCCAAACTGAGTTCAAGCGGGAAAAAGACATTCTGAAGCAATTCCCCTCGGGAATCTTGGAGATGGATGCATGCAAGCGATCGGTGGGGTCATTCGGGGAAATCACCGACGATAGCGAAATGGCCATCATGATGCTTCAAAGCATCCTCAGCCACGGTTCCTACTCACA contains the following coding sequences:
- a CDS encoding HNH endonuclease signature motif containing protein encodes the protein MYEFPILNKRTRKREFSLYTDEQRSSVVYYWLFSRKGFRELDALCLGLDGLVSHGWQSMGIAHYLGLDDTHHGFFEQAQPSYALTTLLSHTDSDPAYTLIYCYLRDWFIEHPASDALTEDLVKEKDPDYHTDHVEASYWIKETLLTKAPQKSIDQKLLSLLSTNSHDQTVKIGTKRYYYSNGALKEAVKCLYDFQCQVCGTRIYRPGWVKTLSREQQWNYLNADAHHIQPLYQNGPDSLSNLLCLCPSCHRRFHTKEFILLEHNSKIGCEDQVLQRSWEVLAKHPILLTIS
- a CDS encoding YibE/F family protein, which encodes MKLHKVVRERVLIGVLLAFAVVLFLIPTGFERELYSNALGSKARVIAVDNTNLIQKGVVRMGEQVVTVRLLKAPYKNLETNAVNLLGGKLEFDTVYQEGDLAWVLVERGGDGSIVFANMVSLYRVSKELQLLGVFAFLVLMVLGWKGARTLLSFTLAFLLIWKVLIPLCLKGYEPILVALLVGAVLTVSCLLLVAGLTRKAYCAIASSLLCSLVTCLLAMVGTWYFAIHGAVLSWAESLLFAGFGHVNLTKLLQAAIYLSCSGAILDLSIDISAALEEVHLHNPQISRLQLFASGMHIGQSVVGSQTTTLLLAYIGSYLTIMMVYMAQGTPLMSILNSQSVASEILHTLIGSIGLVLVSPLTSAVCSYVYTRIPQHRA
- a CDS encoding alkaline phosphatase yields the protein MRKHLLMVLLLAAAVMAGLSAQAAGEIQGSSAMPVQAQPKYVFMFIGDGMSHVQINAAQVLKGSNEKGKLSLKPLTFTSFPVLGLQTTYDATSFCPDSASTATSLSSGYKTHSGTLGLGIDKQMLGKTIAEQVKEQKGWKVGIVSTVTLNHATPAAYYAHVPSRNSYYDIGLQMVQSGFDYFGGGAINKADDGGKKSIYTLLEEAGYLVTDDADQIRNLSSASGKVYAQSPRLQDSGSMPYALDMGFEDIGLELFVQKGIEVLDNPNGFFMMVESGKIDWACHANDAAAEIYDLLAFDKSIDVALAFAQKHPEETLIVVTGDHETGGMTIGYAGTGYSTAFDILDAQKLSYIAFDEKFTALQKQNPSLRFEQAMALVEADFGLVAPGKNTANKALVLSALEYSKLEASFKQAMLPSKQRDGSDQAYLLYGGYNPFSVTLTHILNNKAGIGWTSYSHTGTPVGVYAYGSGSELFSGSYDNTEVYAKLKQLTGIV
- a CDS encoding DUF523 domain-containing protein encodes the protein MEQKQVVITEKIPIGISLCAMGGPVRYNGKGIDVLSDLGREKNDFIFYPVCPECQAGLGVTRDPVHLSGGNGEQVWSGEAEVKNRSGRLVTKQMKQGSLECLEVLKRSGVKAFIYMDGSPSCGVYRTTLKSTKRGNPPGVFGSLLLDEGFFLIPSSDLQSPLKWWDWRRRLLAFHWFANHPLHSMQELYETWYVLKFLCQELDNTWAREMGRTLASLSKGDFAQFEPTFRAQVLDLLRRPSTTVKITNSLWKHYSHYRKKKGKTVEEINSPDFKRNVTTIAKELTKMERTALEDDFLFGASPVIYRDKSRLRALEEQKESREES
- a CDS encoding DUF5655 domain-containing protein; its protein translation is MTLEHFFQDFPQSFSLFTAVEEALKALGPSTMKVTKSQIAYHYGKPFAYVWVPARYQRGITAPLVISIPLSYRDGTVRWKEVYQVRNHVIMHHKELWSSEDLAQTLLELLQTTYQALRKGRA